A stretch of the Clostridium botulinum genome encodes the following:
- the bioD gene encoding dethiobiotin synthase: MNKGIFVVGTDTDIGKTFVTGGLLYLLRKNGVNASYFKAALSGAVEKNGKIIPGDTEFVCCLSGLKEEYAFLTPYVFKTAVSPHLASKIEKVPIDLEIIKKSYCKVKEKYNFIVAEGSGGIICPIIDKEENTVLLENIIKLLNLDTLLVASAGLGSINHTVLTIKYMESKGLNIKGIIINGYDEKNICHIDNVKMIKKLTKRNIVALIPKVEESENHEKIKEVFDGLDYKKLIECIGE, translated from the coding sequence TTGAATAAAGGGATTTTTGTAGTTGGAACAGACACTGATATAGGAAAAACATTTGTAACTGGAGGACTTTTATATTTATTAAGGAAAAATGGAGTTAATGCATCATATTTTAAAGCGGCATTAAGTGGTGCAGTAGAAAAAAATGGGAAAATAATTCCTGGGGATACTGAGTTTGTATGTTGTTTGAGCGGTTTAAAAGAAGAATATGCTTTTTTAACACCGTATGTTTTTAAAACAGCAGTATCACCACACCTTGCATCTAAAATAGAAAAAGTACCTATAGACTTAGAAATTATAAAAAAATCTTACTGTAAAGTTAAGGAAAAATATAATTTCATAGTAGCAGAAGGTAGTGGAGGAATAATCTGTCCAATAATAGATAAAGAAGAAAATACAGTTTTATTAGAAAATATTATAAAACTTTTGAATTTAGATACACTCTTAGTTGCAAGTGCTGGGCTTGGATCAATAAATCATACAGTACTTACAATTAAGTACATGGAAAGTAAAGGGTTAAATATAAAAGGTATTATAATCAATGGATACGATGAAAAAAATATTTGTCATATAGATAATGTAAAAATGATAAAGAAGCTAACTAAAAGAAATATAGTAGCGTTGATTCCAAAGGTTGAAGAATCTGAAAATCATGAAAAAATCAAAGAAGTTTTTGATGGTCTAGACTATAAAAAATTAATAGAGTGTATAGGGGAGTAA
- a CDS encoding biotin transporter BioY: protein MRTKDLVLVSIFAALTAVGAFIKIPIPNVPFTLQFFFCAFAGMLLGSKLGALSQIIYVVMGFIGIPVFTEGGGLMYVLKPTFGYLIGFIVGAYVIGYIAERIKELTFFKALGATLTGLFFIYFLGIIHFYLIMNLYLGKATSLGYVIYWGVLVCIGGDLILSVIIAFISKKTLKRLKIMM, encoded by the coding sequence ATGAGAACAAAAGATCTAGTGTTAGTATCAATTTTTGCTGCACTTACAGCAGTAGGAGCATTTATTAAAATACCTATTCCTAATGTTCCTTTTACATTGCAGTTCTTTTTTTGTGCATTTGCAGGAATGTTATTAGGTTCAAAGCTTGGAGCATTGTCTCAAATTATTTATGTGGTTATGGGATTTATAGGAATTCCTGTTTTTACGGAAGGGGGAGGACTTATGTATGTGTTAAAACCAACCTTTGGTTATCTTATAGGATTTATAGTAGGGGCATATGTAATTGGATATATAGCGGAAAGAATTAAAGAACTAACATTTTTTAAAGCACTAGGAGCCACTTTGACAGGGTTATTTTTTATATACTTTTTAGGAATTATACATTTTTATTTAATTATGAATCTTTATTTGGGTAAGGCAACATCACTAGGATATGTGATTTATTGGGGTGTATTAGTATGCATAGGCGGTGATTTAATTTTAAGTGTAATTATTGCATTTATATCTAAGAAAACACTTAAAAGATTAAAGATTATGATGTAG
- a CDS encoding HAMP domain-containing sensor histidine kinase — translation MDIKSKNKFKETLIFIVSIYLLLISTVLIKNSIENAEENTTPYFESGSFATRVCEIFNGVAKEPGDSLTTDEFEEVKSKYQNILNKKQKEIEKEYVDRIKLAKEAQDNVLLNALTTERDKKISDVRKENYRTNEQIKQEIIKEKNTKYARNKEELKKKSDFKYYIKNKSTGKIDTNLDDPSKLESAISSSMHYVKLPDECDVSRYGEINSYCKDNNCEMYFIVPKDISHDSIIYEEYEMYKRNTKHFIQSSIISVIILVITILIFIYMKRNSMVYGEKFQLIYSRFIKIPFGIRIIIGIIMFPMLDDFLRYEKFLIGMRLSREFIYLTIIGVIVIYYGCCAYDIKILRNDKQYLKESFIGEISQCIKESFIRKSVLFKVIIFSVITTGVSCAILLSFLGIGGPIFMNELIALFGFLYLIIYFFLIVPCVLKNIGKFNKILQGTKKMSQGDLNFTIDVKEKGALGELANNINNIKDGYDKAVKDEVKSQRFKSELITNVSHDLKTPLTSIINYVKLLQQEGLSEDEIKGYIGVLDRKAERLKVLIEDLFEASKVSSGAVELNIEKLDVVSLLKQALGEFDEKIQKSSLDFRIKLPDKSIYCELDGKKTWRLFENLISNILKYSQENTRVYIDLQEKDNKVIITMKNIASYEMNFEPDEIFERFKRGDESRTTEGSGLGLAIANSIAELQGGKLDINIDGDLFKSIVELKVIK, via the coding sequence TTGGATATAAAATCCAAGAACAAATTTAAAGAAACATTGATTTTTATAGTTTCAATTTATTTACTACTTATATCTACGGTGCTTATAAAAAATTCAATTGAAAATGCAGAAGAAAATACTACACCGTATTTTGAGAGTGGATCGTTTGCAACTCGTGTATGTGAAATTTTTAATGGTGTAGCAAAGGAACCAGGAGATTCATTAACTACTGATGAATTTGAAGAGGTAAAATCCAAATATCAGAATATATTAAATAAAAAACAAAAAGAAATAGAAAAGGAATATGTAGATAGGATTAAGCTTGCAAAAGAAGCACAAGACAATGTATTACTCAATGCATTAACAACTGAAAGAGATAAAAAAATAAGTGATGTAAGAAAAGAAAACTATAGAACTAATGAGCAAATAAAACAAGAGATTATAAAAGAAAAAAATACTAAATATGCAAGGAATAAAGAAGAGTTAAAAAAGAAATCAGATTTTAAATATTATATTAAAAATAAATCAACTGGAAAAATAGATACTAATTTAGATGATCCATCTAAGTTAGAGTCGGCTATAAGTAGTTCAATGCACTATGTTAAGTTACCAGATGAATGTGATGTAAGTAGGTATGGAGAGATAAATTCATATTGCAAAGATAATAATTGTGAAATGTATTTTATTGTACCCAAAGATATAAGTCATGACAGTATAATATATGAAGAATATGAGATGTATAAAAGAAATACAAAGCATTTTATACAAAGTTCTATTATATCAGTTATAATACTTGTAATTACTATATTAATATTTATATATATGAAAAGGAATTCTATGGTTTATGGTGAGAAGTTTCAGCTTATATATAGTAGGTTTATAAAAATACCCTTTGGTATAAGGATTATAATAGGAATTATAATGTTTCCAATGCTAGATGATTTTCTGAGGTATGAAAAATTTTTAATAGGTATGAGATTAAGTAGAGAATTTATATATTTAACAATAATAGGGGTTATAGTTATATATTATGGTTGTTGTGCTTATGATATAAAAATACTTAGAAATGATAAACAATATTTAAAAGAAAGTTTTATAGGTGAAATATCACAATGTATTAAAGAAAGTTTTATACGTAAAAGTGTATTGTTTAAAGTAATTATATTTTCAGTAATTACTACCGGTGTATCCTGTGCTATATTATTATCTTTTCTAGGCATAGGTGGACCTATATTTATGAATGAATTAATTGCTTTATTTGGATTTTTATACTTAATTATTTATTTTTTCTTGATTGTTCCATGTGTACTAAAAAACATTGGAAAATTCAATAAAATACTTCAAGGAACAAAAAAGATGTCACAAGGAGATTTAAATTTCACAATTGATGTTAAAGAAAAAGGGGCATTAGGTGAACTCGCAAATAATATTAATAATATTAAAGATGGATATGATAAGGCTGTAAAAGATGAAGTGAAAAGTCAAAGATTTAAATCAGAGCTTATAACAAATGTATCCCATGATTTAAAAACGCCTTTAACCTCAATAATAAACTATGTTAAATTACTTCAACAAGAAGGATTGTCAGAAGACGAGATAAAAGGATATATTGGGGTTTTAGATAGAAAGGCTGAAAGATTAAAAGTTTTAATAGAGGATTTATTTGAGGCATCAAAGGTATCAAGTGGGGCTGTTGAACTTAATATAGAAAAATTAGATGTGGTGTCATTATTGAAACAAGCATTAGGAGAGTTTGATGAGAAAATACAAAAATCTTCTTTGGACTTTAGAATTAAACTTCCTGATAAATCAATTTATTGTGAATTAGATGGCAAAAAAACTTGGAGATTATTTGAAAACTTAATAAGTAATATTCTTAAATATTCTCAGGAAAATACTAGAGTTTATATTGATTTACAAGAAAAAGATAATAAAGTTATAATTACAATGAAAAATATAGCATCATATGAGATGAATTTTGAACCAGATGAAATATTTGAAAGGTTTAAAAGAGGAGATGAATCGAGAACAACAGAAGGGTCAGGATTAGGGCTTGCCATTGCAAATAGTATTGCAGAACTTCAAGGGGGAAAATTAGATATCAATATTGATGGTGACTTATTTAAGTCTATAGTGGAATTGAAAGTAATAAAGTAA
- a CDS encoding response regulator transcription factor — protein sequence MSQNNILVVDDDKEIREAIKIYLKNEGLKVYEAQDGIDALMILQEEEIHLILMDIMMPKMDGIKATFKIREKKDIPIIMLSAKSEDTDKILGLNIGADDYVTKPFNPLELIARVKSQLRRYVKFSNYKINKEELKVGGIILNKIAKQVTVDGEEIRLTPIEYKILEFLMESIGQVFSIEQIYENVWNEPCYNAENTVPVHIRRIREKIEINPKEPRYLKVVWGIGYKIQEQI from the coding sequence ATGTCACAGAATAATATTTTAGTTGTAGATGATGATAAGGAAATAAGAGAAGCCATAAAAATTTATTTAAAAAATGAAGGATTAAAAGTATATGAGGCACAGGACGGAATAGATGCTTTAATGATACTTCAAGAAGAAGAAATACATCTTATATTAATGGATATTATGATGCCAAAGATGGATGGAATAAAAGCTACATTTAAAATAAGAGAAAAAAAAGATATACCAATAATAATGTTATCAGCAAAATCAGAAGACACTGATAAAATTTTAGGGCTTAATATAGGGGCAGACGATTATGTAACAAAACCGTTTAATCCACTAGAACTTATAGCTAGGGTTAAATCACAGTTAAGAAGATATGTAAAGTTTAGCAATTATAAGATTAATAAAGAAGAGTTAAAAGTAGGGGGAATTATATTAAACAAAATTGCAAAGCAAGTAACAGTTGATGGAGAAGAGATAAGGCTTACCCCTATAGAATATAAAATATTAGAATTTCTTATGGAAAGCATAGGGCAAGTATTTTCAATTGAACAGATATATGAAAATGTGTGGAATGAACCATGTTACAATGCAGAAAATACTGTACCTGTTCATATAAGGAGAATAAGAGAAAAAATAGAAATAAATCCGAAAGAACCAAGATATTTAAAGGTGGTGTGGGGAATTGGATATAAAATCCAAGAACAAATTTAA
- a CDS encoding DHHW family protein, with translation MKLHKFFLAFITVFFIIGMFVVNMFSKDRGFSESENRVLQSRPSFSFEKLKSGKFTKEYEKYITDQFSFRDFWVGIKSSTDKLLDKKDNNGVYLGKDGYLLEKPEKIDKDNIMDNINYINEFAKNNSKCKINFLLAPNSVKVLEEKLPQYATPEDEEKIISEVKMGLKPKNIKFVDVYEELKNHKNEYIYYKTDHHWTTLGAYYAYEKLGYTLGYKPLPISDFNIEKVTDNFYGTLYSKGNYRDVNPDSIEIFKSKKQIDCNVSYFDNKRTSNNIYEFNNLQKKDKYSVFLDGNHDLVTIKTNLQNLNNTSNTINNKIIKGNKKNIKKYRKKRKKILKSQNKKEVKKLLVMKDSYAHSLVPFLTNHYDEIYMVDLRYFNDNVYEYIKKNDIKDILFLYNVLTFTKESTISKLEPQ, from the coding sequence ATGAAATTACATAAGTTTTTTTTAGCATTTATAACAGTATTTTTTATAATTGGTATGTTTGTTGTTAATATGTTTTCTAAAGATAGGGGATTTTCTGAATCGGAAAATAGGGTATTACAAAGTAGACCCTCATTTTCTTTTGAAAAATTAAAGTCAGGAAAGTTTACTAAAGAATATGAAAAGTATATAACAGATCAATTTTCATTTAGAGATTTCTGGGTTGGAATTAAATCAAGTACAGATAAACTACTTGATAAGAAAGATAATAATGGTGTTTATCTTGGTAAAGATGGATATTTACTTGAAAAACCAGAAAAAATAGACAAAGATAATATAATGGACAATATAAATTATATTAATGAGTTTGCAAAAAATAATTCTAAGTGTAAAATAAATTTTCTTTTAGCACCTAATTCGGTAAAAGTATTAGAAGAAAAGTTACCCCAATATGCAACACCTGAAGACGAAGAAAAAATAATTAGTGAAGTAAAAATGGGACTAAAACCTAAAAATATTAAATTTGTAGATGTATATGAAGAATTAAAAAATCATAAAAATGAGTACATATATTATAAGACAGATCATCATTGGACAACTCTTGGAGCATATTATGCATATGAAAAACTAGGATATACACTGGGATATAAGCCATTACCAATAAGTGATTTTAATATTGAAAAGGTAACAGATAATTTTTATGGAACACTTTATTCAAAAGGAAACTATAGAGATGTTAATCCTGATTCTATAGAAATATTTAAATCTAAAAAACAAATAGACTGTAATGTTAGTTATTTTGATAATAAGAGAACAAGTAATAATATCTATGAATTTAATAATCTTCAAAAAAAGGACAAATATTCTGTATTTTTAGATGGTAATCATGACTTAGTTACTATAAAAACTAATTTACAAAATTTAAATAATACTAGTAATACAATAAACAATAAAATTATTAAGGGTAACAAGAAAAATATTAAAAAATACAGAAAGAAAAGAAAAAAAATTTTAAAAAGTCAAAATAAAAAAGAAGTAAAAAAATTATTAGTAATGAAAGATTCATATGCTCATAGCTTGGTGCCATTTTTAACAAATCATTATGATGAAATTTATATGGTGGATCTTAGGTATTTTAATGATAATGTATATGAATATATCAAGAAAAATGATATAAAGGATATACTTTTCTTGTATAATGTGTTGACCTTTACTAAAGAAAGTACTATATCAAAATTAGAGCCACAGTAA
- the aspA gene encoding aspartate ammonia-lyase, whose translation MLFRLESDSIGEKQVPKSAYYGVQTLRASENFRITGLTIHPEFIKALAEVKKASAITNMKAGILEIEISNAITKACDEIIDGKLHDEFITDPIQGGAGTSMNMNANEVIANRAIEILGGEKGDYKVVHPNDHVNNGQSTNDVIPTAGKIAAVRLLKSMLEKLYKLHAVLLKKADEFDDIIKMGRTQMQDAVPIRLGQEFYAYSKAVERDIKRIKSTSSNLLTVNLGGTAIGTGINADENYVKNITPVLKEVTGLPIKQAEDLVDGTQNLDCYVEVSGVLKACVVSLSKMANDLRLMSSGPRCGFNEINLPPKQNGSSIMPGKVNPVIPEVVSQIAFNVIGNDMTITMAAEAGQLELNAFEPVLFYNLFESIDTIKNGVDTFIENCIEGITANKEHCRDLVFNSVGIITAICPHVGYKKAALIAKKAIKTGRAVTEIAIEEKVLSKENLDKILHVYEMTMPGIAAKELLKR comes from the coding sequence ATGTTGTTTAGATTAGAAAGTGATTCTATAGGAGAAAAGCAAGTACCAAAGTCAGCATATTATGGTGTACAGACATTAAGAGCTTCAGAAAATTTTAGAATTACAGGTTTAACTATACACCCAGAATTTATAAAAGCATTAGCAGAAGTAAAGAAAGCTTCAGCAATTACCAATATGAAAGCTGGAATATTAGAAATAGAAATAAGTAATGCAATAACTAAAGCTTGTGATGAAATAATAGATGGAAAATTACATGATGAGTTTATTACAGATCCAATTCAAGGTGGAGCAGGAACTTCCATGAATATGAATGCTAATGAAGTTATAGCAAATAGAGCTATTGAAATTTTAGGTGGAGAAAAAGGAGATTATAAAGTGGTACACCCTAATGATCATGTAAATAATGGTCAGTCCACTAATGATGTTATTCCAACTGCGGGTAAAATAGCGGCAGTAAGACTTTTAAAATCTATGTTAGAGAAATTATATAAATTGCATGCTGTATTACTAAAAAAAGCTGATGAATTTGATGATATTATAAAAATGGGTAGAACACAAATGCAAGATGCGGTTCCAATAAGATTAGGACAAGAATTTTATGCTTATTCTAAGGCCGTTGAAAGAGATATTAAGCGTATAAAATCAACATCATCAAATTTATTAACTGTAAATTTAGGTGGAACAGCTATAGGAACAGGTATAAATGCTGATGAAAATTACGTTAAGAATATCACACCAGTTCTAAAAGAAGTTACAGGGCTTCCTATAAAACAAGCAGAAGATTTAGTTGATGGTACTCAAAATTTAGACTGTTATGTTGAAGTTTCAGGAGTGCTTAAAGCATGTGTTGTCAGTTTATCTAAAATGGCTAATGATTTAAGGTTAATGTCATCAGGTCCAAGATGTGGATTTAATGAAATAAATCTTCCACCAAAACAAAATGGTTCATCAATAATGCCTGGTAAAGTTAATCCTGTTATCCCTGAAGTAGTTAGCCAAATTGCATTTAATGTTATAGGAAATGATATGACAATTACTATGGCAGCGGAAGCAGGTCAGTTAGAATTAAATGCTTTTGAGCCTGTGTTATTTTATAATTTGTTTGAGTCTATAGATACTATAAAAAATGGAGTAGATACATTTATAGAAAATTGTATTGAAGGTATAACTGCAAATAAAGAGCATTGTAGAGATTTAGTTTTTAATAGTGTTGGAATAATAACAGCAATATGTCCACATGTAGGATATAAAAAAGCAGCTTTAATTGCAAAAAAAGCAATTAAAACAGGAAGAGCAGTAACGGAAATTGCTATAGAAGAAAAAGTTTTAAGTAAAGAAAATTTAGATAAAATACTTCACGTATATGAAATGACAATGCCAGGTATAGCAGCAAAGGAATTATTGAAGAGATAA
- a CDS encoding Fe-S-containing hydro-lyase has product MRVDLPLTEENIKKLKIGDKVELYGVIYTARDVAHSRLVELIKKDENLPIELEGQVIFYVGPSPAKPGKVIGSAGPTTSYRMDGFTPILLDNGLKGMIGKGPRSKEVKKSIIKNKAIYFSAVGGAGALIAKSIKKSTLIAYPDLGPEAIRRLEVEGFPAIVVNDMYGNDLYEEGRKKYELK; this is encoded by the coding sequence ATGAGAGTGGATTTACCTTTGACAGAAGAAAATATTAAAAAGTTAAAAATAGGAGATAAAGTTGAATTATATGGAGTGATTTACACAGCAAGAGATGTGGCACATTCAAGATTAGTGGAATTAATTAAAAAAGATGAAAATTTGCCAATAGAACTTGAAGGGCAAGTTATATTTTATGTTGGACCATCACCAGCTAAACCAGGGAAAGTAATAGGTTCAGCAGGGCCAACTACGAGTTATCGTATGGATGGATTTACACCTATTTTATTGGATAATGGTTTAAAAGGAATGATTGGCAAGGGTCCTAGAAGTAAAGAAGTGAAAAAATCTATAATAAAGAATAAAGCTATTTATTTTTCAGCAGTTGGTGGAGCTGGAGCATTAATAGCAAAATCTATAAAAAAGTCAACATTAATAGCATATCCAGACCTTGGTCCAGAAGCTATAAGAAGATTAGAAGTCGAAGGTTTCCCAGCTATTGTGGTAAATGATATGTATGGAAATGATTTATATGAAGAGGGACGAAAAAAGTATGAATTAAAATAA
- a CDS encoding fumarate hydratase has translation MREISSEEITFAIKQIAIKANCILSDDVMNALKERYEMEESKVGKEILSQILDNDKIAAEEKMPICQDTGVAVVFVELGQEVHVNGDISEAIHEGVRQGYKEGYLRKSIVENPLYRKNTNDNTPAVIHIKLVPGDKIKLTIAPKGGGSENMSKIKMLKPLEGEEGVKKFILKVISEAGGNPCPPIVVGVGIGGTFEKAALMAKEALLRPLNDHNEDPRIANLEDELLNDINKLGIGPMGLGGRTTSLGVKINTHPCHIASLPVAVNINCHAARHETIIL, from the coding sequence ATGAGAGAAATAAGTTCTGAGGAGATAACCTTTGCTATTAAGCAAATAGCTATAAAAGCTAATTGTATTTTAAGTGATGATGTAATGAATGCTTTAAAAGAAAGATATGAAATGGAAGAGTCTAAAGTTGGAAAAGAAATTTTATCTCAAATATTAGATAATGATAAAATAGCGGCTGAAGAGAAAATGCCTATTTGTCAAGATACTGGAGTGGCTGTTGTTTTTGTAGAATTAGGGCAAGAAGTACATGTAAATGGAGATATTAGTGAGGCTATTCATGAAGGTGTAAGACAGGGGTATAAAGAAGGCTATTTAAGAAAGTCTATTGTTGAAAATCCTTTATACAGAAAAAATACAAATGATAATACTCCAGCAGTAATTCATATAAAACTTGTACCAGGGGATAAAATTAAGTTAACAATTGCACCAAAGGGTGGTGGAAGCGAAAATATGAGTAAAATTAAAATGTTAAAACCACTAGAAGGTGAAGAAGGAGTCAAGAAATTCATATTAAAAGTTATAAGTGAAGCTGGAGGAAATCCATGTCCACCTATTGTAGTTGGTGTAGGTATCGGAGGAACTTTTGAAAAAGCTGCTTTGATGGCTAAAGAAGCTTTATTAAGACCGCTTAATGATCATAATGAAGATCCTAGAATAGCTAATTTGGAAGATGAATTATTAAATGATATTAATAAACTTGGTATAGGGCCTATGGGACTTGGAGGAAGAACAACTTCTTTAGGGGTAAAAATAAATACACATCCATGCCATATAGCATCACTTCCAGTAGCTGTGAATATTAATTGTCATGCTGCTAGACATGAAACAATTATTTTATAG
- a CDS encoding dicarboxylate/amino acid:cation symporter: protein MKLVTKIMIGMGAGVLVGLAFTTNPAIAATYIKPIGTLFLNLIKMTIVPLVFASLVVGASSIGDTKKLGRIGGKTMIFFFITTAIAIIVGLFLANILKPGIGLSLNLPAETSKTVTKAPSLAKTLLDIVPPNPLMGLGKGNMLQIIFFALVLGVGATKIGKKGEAFLKVCDSLAEIMYKLTEMIMSLAPYGVFALIVPVIAENGPSVLLPLLKVIGVVYLGFIIHSVIAYSFSVTTFAKISPLTFFKKVSPATILAFSTSSSAGTLPLTMGIVKKKFGVSDGISSFVLPLGTTINMDGTAIYQGVCAIFIAQAYGIHLGPAQQLTILLTALLASIGTAGVPGSGFMMLMMVLSSVGLPLEGAALIGGIDRILDMGRTAVNVTGNAAASIVVAASEGELSEPSA, encoded by the coding sequence ATGAAACTTGTAACTAAAATTATGATTGGAATGGGAGCGGGGGTATTAGTTGGTTTAGCCTTTACTACGAATCCAGCTATAGCAGCAACCTATATAAAACCTATAGGAACTTTGTTTTTGAATCTTATTAAGATGACTATAGTACCATTAGTATTTGCATCATTAGTAGTAGGGGCATCTAGTATTGGTGACACTAAGAAGCTTGGGAGAATTGGTGGTAAAACCATGATTTTTTTCTTTATTACAACGGCAATAGCAATAATTGTAGGCTTATTTCTTGCAAATATTTTAAAGCCGGGAATAGGATTATCACTAAACCTTCCAGCTGAAACATCTAAGACAGTAACAAAAGCTCCATCATTAGCTAAAACACTACTTGATATTGTGCCCCCAAATCCTTTAATGGGCTTAGGGAAAGGAAATATGCTTCAAATTATATTTTTTGCACTTGTACTTGGAGTAGGAGCTACAAAGATAGGTAAAAAAGGAGAAGCATTTTTAAAAGTATGTGATAGTTTAGCAGAAATTATGTATAAGTTAACTGAAATGATAATGAGTTTAGCGCCATATGGAGTTTTTGCACTTATAGTACCTGTTATTGCTGAAAATGGACCAAGTGTATTATTACCACTTTTAAAAGTAATAGGTGTTGTATACCTAGGATTCATTATACATTCTGTAATTGCTTATTCTTTTTCAGTTACTACATTTGCAAAAATATCACCACTAACATTTTTCAAAAAAGTATCACCAGCTACAATTCTTGCATTTAGCACAAGTAGTAGTGCAGGAACACTTCCATTAACTATGGGAATTGTTAAGAAAAAATTTGGTGTATCAGATGGAATATCAAGTTTTGTACTTCCACTTGGAACAACAATAAATATGGATGGAACTGCAATATATCAAGGAGTTTGTGCCATATTTATCGCACAAGCATATGGAATACATCTAGGCCCAGCGCAGCAATTAACAATACTTTTGACAGCACTTTTAGCATCAATTGGAACAGCGGGTGTACCGGGATCAGGATTTATGATGCTTATGATGGTGCTATCTTCTGTAGGATTACCACTTGAAGGTGCAGCTTTAATAGGTGGTATTGATAGAATATTAGATATGGGTAGAACAGCTGTTAATGTAACAGGTAATGCAGCAGCATCTATTGTTGTAGCGGCATCTGAAGGAGAATTATCAGAGCCATCAGCATAA
- a CDS encoding NAD(P)-dependent malic enzyme, which yields MNYSEESLKIHEKNKGKISVTSKVSVTNKEELSTAYTPGVAEPCREIAKRGDNVYKYTSKGNLVAVVTDGTAVLGLGDIGPKAAMPVMEGKAILFKEFADIDAFPICLDTKDTEEIIRTVKYLAPTFGGINLEDISAPRCFEIERRLKEELDIPVFHDDQHGTAIVVLAGLLNALKVVGKELQNAKIVINGAGSAGISICKLLLLAGAKNVVMCDLKGALIKGAEWMNEAQKDIAEVTNKHLETGTIKDIIKGKDVFIGVSAANLLNADMVSTMNKDAIIFAMANPVPEIMPDEAKKGGARVIATGRSDFPNQINNVLVFPGIFKGALKARARDITEDMKLAAARAIASIVTDEELNEDYIIPDAFNKKVVSVVSNEVEKVARNTGITQE from the coding sequence ATGAATTATAGTGAGGAAAGTTTGAAAATTCACGAAAAAAACAAAGGGAAAATATCAGTAACGTCAAAAGTATCAGTAACTAATAAAGAAGAATTGAGTACTGCATATACTCCAGGCGTTGCAGAGCCATGTAGAGAAATTGCCAAACGTGGTGATAACGTTTACAAATATACATCTAAGGGCAATTTAGTTGCAGTAGTTACAGATGGAACTGCAGTGTTGGGACTTGGAGATATAGGCCCTAAAGCTGCAATGCCAGTTATGGAGGGAAAAGCAATACTATTTAAAGAGTTTGCAGATATAGATGCTTTTCCTATATGTTTAGATACTAAAGATACAGAAGAAATTATAAGAACTGTAAAATATTTAGCGCCAACTTTTGGAGGAATAAACTTAGAAGATATTTCAGCACCTAGGTGTTTTGAAATTGAAAGAAGATTAAAAGAAGAATTAGATATACCAGTATTTCATGATGACCAACATGGAACCGCTATAGTAGTTTTGGCAGGACTTTTAAATGCATTAAAGGTTGTAGGAAAAGAGTTGCAAAATGCGAAAATAGTTATTAATGGAGCTGGATCAGCAGGAATTTCAATTTGTAAATTATTATTATTAGCAGGTGCTAAGAATGTAGTTATGTGTGATTTAAAAGGAGCATTAATAAAAGGTGCTGAGTGGATGAATGAAGCTCAGAAAGATATAGCAGAGGTTACTAACAAACATTTAGAAACTGGAACTATAAAAGACATAATAAAAGGAAAAGACGTATTTATAGGAGTTTCTGCAGCAAATTTACTAAATGCTGATATGGTATCAACTATGAATAAAGATGCTATTATATTTGCTATGGCAAATCCAGTTCCAGAAATAATGCCAGATGAAGCTAAAAAAGGAGGAGCTCGAGTAATTGCTACAGGTAGATCAGATTTCCCAAATCAGATCAATAATGTTTTAGTATTTCCAGGGATATTTAAAGGAGCATTAAAAGCTAGAGCAAGAGATATAACTGAAGATATGAAGCTTGCAGCAGCTAGAGCAATAGCTAGTATAGTTACAGATGAAGAATTAAATGAAGATTATATAATTCCAGATGCATTTAATAAAAAAGTTGTTTCAGTAGTTTCTAATGAAGTTGAAAAAGTTGCAAGAAACACAGGAATAACACAGGAATAA